Proteins from a single region of Gossypium arboreum isolate Shixiya-1 chromosome 1, ASM2569848v2, whole genome shotgun sequence:
- the LOC108469648 gene encoding pathogenesis-related thaumatin-like protein 3.5 produces the protein MSQFLNKKEERSNLPIPFLFFMAQITFIAAVCALLLSQSFISGVQGTSFTIVNKCNYVVWPGVLSNAGVSAISTTGFTLRRGESKTISAPASWGGRFWGRTHCSQDSAGKFSCLTGDCGSGKLECSGNSAAPPATLAEFTLDGAGCLDFFDVSLVDGYNVPMLVVPHGGTGQNCTYTGCVVDLNDSCPSELKVMKREGGDGVACKSACEAFRQPQYCCSGAYGTPDTCKASSYSEVFKRACPRAYSYAYDDKSSTFTCAKADYTITFCPSPNTSQKSSSEGQNTETPSTTTLINSTMVYEGALDESTASPSIFTHVFGSQAIAVTFTITIAISCSCQLLF, from the exons ATGTCACAATTTCTGAACAAGAAGGAAGAGCGTTCAAATTTGCCTATCCCCTTCCTCTTCTTCATGGCTCAAATTACATTTATTGCTGCTGTTTGTGCTCTTCTTCTATCACAGTCCTTTATATCAG GAGTGCAAGGAACAAGCTTTACCATAGTAAACAAATGCAATTACGTGGTATGGCCTGGAGTTCTCTCAAACGCGGGAGTTTCCGCAATTTCCACCACAGGTTTCACTCTCCGAAGAGGTGAATCCAAAACCATTAGCGCACCGGCATCATGGGGAGGTCGTTTTTGGGGAAGGACCCATTGCTCCCAAGATTCCGCCGGTAAATTCTCATGTTTGACGGGCGATTGTGGTTCCGGGAAGCTAGAATGTTCAGGGAACAGCGCTGCTCCGCCTGCCACTTTGGCTGAATTTACCTTGGACGGTGCCGGGTGTCTTGATTTTTTCGATGTGAGTTTGGTTGACGGTTACAACGTCCCTATGTTGGTGGTTCCCCACGGCGGCACAGGGCAAAACTGTACCTACACTGGCTGCGTGGTGGATCTAAATGACTCGTGTCCTTCAGAGCTGAAGGTGATGAAGAGAGAGGGCGGAGATGGGGTGGCATGCAAGAGCGCTTGCGAGGCCTTCCGCCAGCCTCAGTACTGTTGCAGCGGTGCGTATGGGACACCGGACACTTGCAAGGCGTCATCGTACTCGGAGGTGTTTAAGAGAGCTTGCCCACGCGCCTACAGCTATGCGTATGATGATAAAAGCAGCACATTTACATGTGCCAAAGCTGATTACACCATTACTTTCTGTCCTTCGCCGAACACTAG TCAGAAATCATCATCAGAAGGGCAGAACACGGAAACACCATCAACAACGACTCTAATCAACAGCACAATGGTATACGAAGGTGCATTGGACGAAAGTACAGCATCACCCTCCATTTTCACCCACGTGTTCGGATCACAAGCAATTGCTGTAACCTTCACCATCACAATCGCCATTTCTTGCTCATGCCAACTACTCTTTTAA